A portion of the Sphaerochaeta pleomorpha str. Grapes genome contains these proteins:
- the tnpA gene encoding IS66 family insertion sequence element accessory protein TnpA, translating into MGKIQYHQYTHDQRLAYLKAYDESGQSVRAFCENIELNQWTLGKWVKQRRNNSGVFESEEVNENGFVSLTLMKPIRGTSTAENTRSNPASIAIHRSGWSITIPRGVRSDDLEQVLRALEAVDGV; encoded by the coding sequence ATGGGAAAAATCCAATATCACCAATATACCCACGATCAACGCTTAGCGTATCTCAAAGCATATGATGAAAGTGGTCAGTCAGTTCGTGCGTTCTGCGAAAATATAGAATTGAACCAGTGGACCCTTGGCAAATGGGTTAAACAACGCAGGAATAATAGCGGAGTCTTTGAATCCGAAGAAGTGAATGAGAATGGTTTTGTTAGCCTGACCCTGATGAAACCAATACGGGGAACCTCAACGGCAGAGAATACGAGAAGCAATCCTGCTTCTATTGCCATACATCGTAGCGGCTGGAGCATCACCATTCCCAGAGGTGTGCGAAGCGATGACCTAGAACAGGTATTGAGAGCACTGGAGGCAGTTGATGGAGTTTAG
- a CDS encoding lipopolysaccharide biosynthesis protein, with the protein MRKIKAKLQSSKYFQALAILTSGSLIGAFIIALQQILQTRIFSANDIGIFTFLLAIPMMFIGVMSLRYDIVIVTEKEERQVFALIKLSTVLVISLGVVITVFYVFYIALSNPKYFEYLYVTPFVFLILVGYGLNNICNSYNTRCKEYKLISSMYILRTFIQNCGVLLLGLLLVKLAGFKELSILVMFVPYGVSLFTGLILQSKSLMNHKDELKSITIIEMFEIAKRHKRQPFLSTPALFVNSFSFSIVPIILEQLFSTEVLGYYSVSDRVLGIPILLVAGNVAKVFVERASSEYNVTGKYINAYKQSVMFLVPISIAMFFGMFFLAPSICEILFGKGWGISGEYIRILAPMFSFRLVATALSQGLVVCNKQKTELIFNMMLAIASFGSGIVTWAFQGDIIVFLMLLCITRTCCYIFLTLIVFHYAKGNISNVKDNI; encoded by the coding sequence ATGAGAAAAATAAAAGCTAAACTACAGTCATCCAAATATTTCCAAGCTTTGGCAATTTTAACTAGCGGTTCATTGATTGGCGCTTTTATTATTGCGTTGCAGCAGATTTTACAGACGAGAATTTTCTCCGCAAATGACATTGGAATTTTTACTTTTCTGTTGGCCATTCCCATGATGTTTATTGGTGTGATGTCTCTGCGCTATGACATTGTTATTGTTACAGAAAAGGAAGAAAGGCAAGTATTTGCTCTTATAAAGTTATCAACAGTGTTAGTTATTTCACTTGGTGTCGTGATTACAGTTTTTTATGTTTTCTATATTGCTTTGTCAAATCCCAAGTATTTTGAATATTTGTATGTAACACCTTTTGTTTTTTTGATTCTTGTGGGGTATGGCCTGAATAACATTTGTAATTCATATAATACTCGATGCAAGGAATATAAATTGATTTCTAGTATGTATATTCTACGCACATTTATTCAGAATTGCGGCGTGTTGCTTCTAGGGCTTTTGTTGGTGAAACTGGCTGGGTTTAAAGAATTAAGCATTCTTGTGATGTTCGTGCCGTATGGTGTTAGTTTGTTTACAGGCCTCATCCTGCAGTCAAAATCGCTGATGAATCATAAGGATGAGCTGAAATCCATTACAATAATAGAGATGTTTGAAATTGCAAAAAGACATAAGCGCCAGCCGTTCCTTTCAACCCCTGCCTTGTTTGTCAATAGTTTTTCGTTTTCAATTGTTCCTATAATTTTGGAGCAACTCTTTAGTACAGAGGTGTTAGGTTACTATTCAGTATCTGATCGTGTATTGGGAATACCCATTTTACTTGTTGCTGGCAATGTTGCTAAAGTGTTTGTTGAGCGGGCATCCAGTGAATATAATGTTACTGGGAAATACATTAATGCTTATAAACAATCGGTAATGTTCTTGGTTCCCATCTCAATAGCGATGTTTTTTGGTATGTTTTTCCTTGCCCCTTCTATTTGTGAAATCCTTTTTGGAAAAGGATGGGGTATATCTGGTGAATATATAAGAATTCTTGCACCTATGTTTTCTTTCCGTCTAGTAGCTACTGCCCTTTCCCAGGGTTTGGTGGTATGTAATAAACAAAAAACAGAACTTATTTTTAATATGATGTTAGCAATTGCTTCATTTGGAAGTGGTATTGTTACTTGGGCTTTTCAGGGCGACATTATAGTATTCCTTATGCTACTTTGCATTACAAGAACGTGTTGTTACATTTTCCTTACTTTGATTGTTTTTCATTATGCAAAAGGAAACATCAGCAATGTAAAAGATAATATATGA
- the tnpB gene encoding IS66 family insertion sequence element accessory protein TnpB (TnpB, as the term is used for proteins encoded by IS66 family insertion elements, is considered an accessory protein, since TnpC, encoded by a neighboring gene, is a DDE family transposase.) — MEFSIRNCYLRPGFTDLRNGMNGLMRVAMSEMELDPLGGDLFLFCGRDRHTVKMLWWSGDGFWLLQKRLNNLTFAWPKSGLEALEISETQLSMLLQGIDFWRSHPVLLAEKTC, encoded by the coding sequence ATGGAGTTTAGCATACGCAACTGCTATCTACGACCAGGATTCACGGATCTAAGAAATGGCATGAACGGCCTGATGCGGGTTGCCATGAGCGAAATGGAACTGGACCCGCTTGGAGGGGACTTGTTCCTGTTCTGCGGAAGGGACCGCCATACTGTCAAGATGCTGTGGTGGTCAGGTGACGGTTTCTGGCTCCTGCAGAAGCGTCTGAACAACCTGACCTTTGCCTGGCCGAAGTCAGGGCTTGAGGCTTTGGAAATCAGCGAAACACAGCTGAGCATGCTCCTTCAGGGTATAGATTTCTGGCGGTCGCACCCGGTCCTGCTGGCCGAGAAGACCTGCTGA
- a CDS encoding site-specific integrase, with translation MAKTKKADLWRLVTDYFDVYLKDVRRMSKGTIETYRYGLYSFVSYMSKHRNVEASLLSLDHFTRDNVKEFIAHLHLVDELADSTCNLRLSILKSFLRYCADEYVPLYATYQSIRTMPKAREEQKPVEYLSEKALKVLLLAPDPNTRLGRRDCMIMIFMYDTGCRVQELVDVQFGSLHLEASPCYVVLTGKGNKTRLIPLMEKTVAHLNAYIHMFHPTRIPRGRCFMLGSEMGLRSCLQMPLPYCSRSMGKRQAKLASRFFLAYTLI, from the coding sequence ATGGCTAAGACTAAAAAGGCTGACCTGTGGCGTCTTGTAACGGATTACTTTGACGTCTACCTGAAGGATGTCAGAAGAATGAGCAAAGGGACGATTGAGACCTACCGGTATGGGTTGTACTCCTTTGTCTCCTACATGAGTAAGCACCGAAATGTTGAGGCCTCGCTTCTTTCCTTGGATCATTTCACCAGGGATAATGTCAAGGAGTTCATAGCACACCTGCATTTGGTAGATGAGCTTGCGGACTCTACATGTAACCTCAGGCTCTCAATCCTGAAAAGTTTTCTCCGCTATTGTGCAGATGAGTATGTACCCCTGTATGCCACCTACCAATCAATCAGGACCATGCCCAAAGCCAGGGAAGAGCAAAAGCCTGTGGAATACCTTTCAGAGAAGGCTCTCAAAGTTTTGCTCTTGGCTCCAGACCCCAATACAAGGCTGGGAAGAAGAGATTGTATGATTATGATCTTCATGTATGATACCGGATGCCGGGTACAGGAGTTGGTTGATGTGCAGTTTGGATCTCTCCATCTGGAAGCCTCTCCATGCTATGTAGTGCTTACGGGAAAGGGGAACAAGACCAGGCTGATACCGTTGATGGAGAAGACGGTAGCCCATCTCAATGCCTACATCCACATGTTTCATCCTACAAGGATCCCAAGAGGCCGTTGTTTTATGCTAGGAAGCGAAATGGGCCTTCGAAGTTGTCTACAGATGCCATTGCCGTATTGCTCAAGAAGCATGGGGAAGAGGCAAGCAAAACTTGCATCGAGGTTCTTTCTGGCATACACCCTCATCTGA
- a CDS encoding protein-export chaperone SecB — translation MTKSGFQLINHRLVDVKYHVNKAYKPKTENISLDIGYQTLINREKDANKALVTFIFTIFKDEKDTSKYPFKIETTHEGEFEWPEDTPDDRVNSLLKINAPAIMLSYDRSIISMITTYSGMAPLIIPLINFKADPVSSPGEPIDQH, via the coding sequence ATGACTAAAAGTGGTTTTCAATTGATTAATCATAGGCTGGTTGATGTTAAGTATCATGTCAATAAAGCTTATAAACCAAAGACTGAGAATATCTCCCTCGATATCGGATATCAGACACTGATCAACAGAGAGAAAGATGCAAATAAGGCATTAGTGACTTTTATATTCACTATTTTCAAAGATGAAAAAGATACTTCAAAATATCCATTCAAGATTGAAACTACTCACGAAGGTGAATTTGAATGGCCTGAAGATACTCCAGATGATAGAGTAAATTCACTGCTTAAAATTAATGCTCCAGCAATCATGCTGTCTTATGATAGGTCGATCATATCAATGATTACTACCTATTCTGGTATGGCACCTCTAATCATACCGCTTATAAATTTTAAGGCAGATCCTGTTTCTAGTCCAGGAGAACCAATTGATCAACACTGA
- a CDS encoding type IV toxin-antitoxin system AbiEi family antitoxin domain-containing protein — protein MDYKKQIEQHLENSGGIITASYCRSKKIPTVYLSRLVREGDLQRVAEGLYISEEGMYDDYYYFQYRFKKAVFSYETALHLLGATDKIPQDMDVTVYYSYKFNKAPFGVNIHYVNKEIHGLGVVEARTMFNNPVRVYSYERTLCDFIAHEDKMDREVYVKLIRSYSKYAKRDIQALYEIATRMGIDKEVKALMEVVYE, from the coding sequence ATGGATTATAAAAAACAAATAGAGCAGCATCTTGAGAACTCAGGTGGAATAATCACGGCATCATACTGCCGGAGCAAAAAGATTCCAACTGTATATCTTAGCAGGCTCGTTCGAGAAGGTGATCTGCAGAGAGTGGCAGAGGGTCTCTATATTTCGGAAGAAGGAATGTATGATGACTATTATTATTTTCAATATCGCTTTAAAAAAGCAGTGTTTTCCTATGAGACAGCACTACATCTGCTGGGGGCAACGGACAAGATTCCTCAAGACATGGATGTTACGGTCTATTATAGCTATAAGTTCAATAAAGCTCCTTTCGGAGTGAACATCCATTATGTGAATAAGGAAATCCATGGACTTGGAGTGGTGGAAGCTAGAACCATGTTCAATAATCCTGTCAGGGTTTATTCTTATGAACGAACACTTTGCGATTTTATCGCCCACGAAGATAAAATGGACAGGGAAGTGTATGTCAAGCTTATCCGTTCCTATTCAAAATATGCTAAAAGAGATATCCAAGCCCTCTATGAAATAGCAACAAGAATGGGGATTGATAAAGAGGTAAAAGCACTTATGGAAGTGGTCTATGAATAA
- the wecB gene encoding non-hydrolyzing UDP-N-acetylglucosamine 2-epimerase: MKTVMLVFGTRPEAIKMCPLVNELKTRKCIKTVVCVTGQHREMLDQVLKAFSVVPDYDLSIMLPKQSLFDITANILNKIKAVLEEVIPDIVLVHGDTSTTFITALACYYLQVPVGHVEAGLRTYDIYSPYPEEFNRQAVSIIARYNFAPTELSKGNLLKEGKDPNSIYITGNTAIDALKTTVRSGYTHPELDWASDSRLIMITAHRRENLGEPMHNMFRAIRRIIEEHPDVKAIYPIHFNPIVREAAKQELGGCERIRIIEPLDVLDFHNFLAQSYLIITDSGGIQEEAPSLGKPVLVMRNTTERPEGIKAGTLKLVGTSEQVIYDNFKLLLENDETYEAMSKASNPYGDGFACKKIADIIVS, from the coding sequence ATGAAAACAGTAATGCTCGTATTTGGAACTCGTCCTGAGGCCATTAAGATGTGCCCACTAGTCAATGAACTGAAGACCAGAAAATGTATCAAGACTGTGGTATGTGTTACTGGTCAACACCGTGAAATGTTGGATCAGGTACTGAAAGCTTTTTCTGTAGTACCTGATTATGACCTGTCCATAATGCTTCCTAAACAATCCTTATTTGATATAACAGCCAATATACTCAACAAGATCAAGGCAGTCCTGGAAGAGGTCATCCCTGATATCGTCTTGGTTCATGGTGATACCTCTACGACGTTTATAACAGCTTTAGCCTGTTATTACTTGCAGGTGCCGGTAGGACATGTTGAAGCAGGTCTACGGACTTACGATATCTATTCACCTTACCCAGAAGAATTCAACAGACAAGCAGTAAGTATTATTGCCAGATATAATTTTGCACCAACCGAACTCTCAAAAGGGAATCTCTTAAAAGAAGGTAAGGATCCAAATTCGATTTATATAACAGGTAATACTGCCATTGATGCACTGAAGACTACTGTACGTTCTGGTTATACTCATCCTGAATTGGATTGGGCTTCTGACAGCCGGTTAATTATGATAACTGCACATCGCAGAGAGAATCTTGGCGAACCGATGCACAACATGTTCAGGGCGATTCGAAGAATCATTGAAGAGCACCCTGACGTAAAAGCAATCTATCCAATTCATTTCAACCCTATAGTCAGAGAAGCAGCAAAACAGGAGCTTGGAGGATGTGAACGTATCCGGATCATCGAGCCACTTGATGTACTGGATTTTCATAACTTCCTTGCCCAATCTTACCTCATCATTACTGATAGTGGAGGGATTCAGGAAGAAGCTCCTTCCTTGGGCAAGCCTGTTCTTGTGATGCGAAATACTACAGAACGGCCAGAAGGAATCAAAGCCGGCACCTTGAAGTTAGTGGGAACAAGCGAACAGGTCATTTATGATAATTTCAAGTTGCTTCTAGAAAACGACGAAACTTATGAAGCAATGAGTAAAGCTAGTAATCCCTATGGGGATGGTTTTGCTTGTAAGAAAATAGCTGACATTATAGTAAGCTGA
- the tnpC gene encoding IS66 family transposase encodes MKDQDLLQRMAQKIASLEAENTQLREALNESNELISKLTARLDIIDQRASARARRQFSTNSERSVPAPESTESEAPIPEDNQFDEAEDSGPSDDPPKDPRKKPIGRMTFPDDLPREDIVVDPQEFARLSESDRSPLRRIGEDVVEVLDYQPGVLKVKRYILGKYVDPHNPDLGVLQASRPNDRIIRGGMVSNGLLAASFSDKFIYHLPYARQSIRFESIGCPIGRQNLSRWQIQTTDLLNPLVELIESHLLSQHILHMDETTLKVMREEGRENTQTSYIWLRVYNGHEPAASYRYYPTRAALAAEELTDGFEGILQSDGYGAYRSLVRQSDGRLSSAFCLTHVRRKFYDIAVGTNGRTAKKSASQATKGIGRIAQQFVQDIGAIFALESRLRDQLVRNQIDEEQFLRKRREQAERLFAVFKTHLDQHKKTAMAHTPLAGAINYALNLFEGLKTYLDSPELGPDNSAAERAVRPVALGRSSWHFSGSPVGAKSSCAMYTLLQTAKMNHLDPGAYMNHILDKAAVLVDLPYDAQAWSALLPWKFKPEDLSWQDRAEAFTSLE; translated from the coding sequence ATGAAGGACCAAGATTTGTTGCAGCGGATGGCGCAGAAAATCGCCTCGCTGGAAGCAGAGAACACCCAGCTGCGGGAAGCGCTGAACGAAAGCAATGAGCTCATTTCAAAGCTTACTGCACGCCTGGATATCATTGACCAGCGTGCATCGGCGCGTGCCCGCCGCCAGTTCTCCACCAACAGCGAACGGTCCGTCCCCGCTCCCGAATCCACCGAGAGCGAGGCTCCGATTCCCGAAGACAACCAGTTCGACGAGGCCGAAGACAGCGGGCCGAGTGACGATCCGCCAAAGGACCCCCGGAAGAAGCCAATCGGCAGGATGACGTTTCCCGATGACTTGCCCAGGGAGGACATTGTCGTCGATCCGCAGGAATTCGCCCGGCTAAGCGAATCCGATCGCAGCCCGCTTCGCCGCATCGGCGAGGATGTGGTCGAGGTTCTGGACTACCAGCCGGGCGTCCTGAAGGTGAAGCGCTACATCCTGGGCAAATATGTGGATCCTCACAACCCGGATCTCGGGGTCCTCCAGGCATCCCGGCCCAACGACCGCATCATCCGCGGCGGCATGGTCAGCAACGGCCTTCTTGCCGCTTCATTCTCGGACAAGTTCATCTACCATCTCCCGTATGCCCGGCAAAGCATCAGGTTCGAGAGCATCGGCTGTCCGATCGGCAGGCAGAACCTGTCACGGTGGCAGATCCAGACGACCGATCTTCTTAATCCCCTTGTGGAACTCATCGAGAGCCACCTGCTTTCCCAGCATATTCTCCATATGGATGAAACCACCCTGAAAGTGATGAGGGAGGAAGGCAGGGAAAATACACAAACATCGTACATCTGGCTGAGGGTCTACAACGGTCATGAGCCGGCAGCGAGCTACCGGTACTACCCGACCCGGGCGGCCTTGGCTGCCGAGGAGCTGACCGACGGTTTTGAGGGCATTCTCCAGTCTGACGGGTACGGGGCCTACAGGTCATTGGTAAGGCAAAGCGACGGCAGGCTTTCCAGCGCATTCTGCCTTACCCATGTCCGCAGGAAATTCTATGATATCGCCGTGGGCACTAACGGCAGGACTGCCAAGAAGAGTGCCAGCCAGGCAACCAAGGGAATCGGGAGGATTGCACAGCAGTTCGTTCAGGACATCGGTGCAATCTTCGCCCTCGAGAGCCGTCTTCGGGATCAGCTTGTCCGCAACCAGATCGATGAGGAGCAGTTCCTCCGGAAGAGAAGGGAACAGGCAGAAAGGCTGTTCGCAGTCTTCAAGACCCATCTGGACCAGCACAAGAAAACAGCCATGGCTCATACGCCCCTTGCCGGGGCCATCAACTATGCCCTGAATCTCTTCGAAGGGCTCAAGACCTATCTGGATTCACCGGAGCTCGGGCCGGATAATTCTGCCGCCGAAAGGGCTGTGAGACCTGTAGCCCTCGGACGTTCCAGTTGGCATTTCAGCGGTTCCCCGGTAGGGGCAAAGAGCTCCTGTGCCATGTATACGCTGCTGCAGACCGCCAAGATGAATCACCTGGACCCGGGGGCCTACATGAACCACATCCTTGATAAGGCAGCGGTTCTTGTCGACCTTCCTTATGACGCCCAGGCCTGGTCTGCATTGCTGCCTTGGAAATTCAAACCTGAAGACCTGTCTTGGCAGGATCGTGCCGAAGCTTTCACCTCCTTGGAATAG
- a CDS encoding DDE-type integrase/transposase/recombinase, translated as MSEQEKAEILAFVDEAMLLGVSQRKTCEFLGIAARTIQNWRHEGLCDKRKGSSRRVAHSLTQNEQDAFFSLATSPRFRDNTPEQIVATLAQEGTYIASVSSLYRILRKRDALRHRQESRKPAKAQVMERLSVTGPNQIWAWDITWLKTEVRGIFLYAYTIIDVYDRSIIGWTIEDHESDILSQRLFSRVTRDLRVVPAVIHGDFNDKLVLPRPVSNLSVA; from the coding sequence ATATCGGAGCAAGAGAAAGCCGAGATCCTTGCCTTTGTGGATGAGGCAATGCTTCTCGGAGTTTCCCAGAGAAAGACCTGCGAATTTCTTGGAATTGCCGCCAGAACCATCCAGAACTGGCGGCATGAAGGTCTCTGCGACAAGAGGAAAGGGAGCAGCCGGAGGGTTGCCCACAGCCTCACCCAGAATGAGCAGGATGCCTTCTTTTCATTGGCTACCAGCCCCCGGTTCCGGGACAATACGCCCGAGCAGATAGTTGCAACGCTTGCCCAGGAAGGAACTTATATTGCAAGCGTATCCTCGTTGTACAGGATCCTGCGCAAGCGCGATGCACTCCGTCACCGGCAGGAGTCAAGGAAACCAGCAAAGGCCCAGGTCATGGAAAGGCTTTCTGTCACCGGTCCCAACCAAATTTGGGCCTGGGATATCACCTGGCTGAAAACCGAGGTGCGTGGTATCTTTCTCTATGCCTATACGATCATCGATGTCTATGACCGTAGCATCATAGGCTGGACCATAGAGGACCATGAGTCAGACATCCTTTCCCAGAGGCTCTTTTCACGGGTAACCCGTGACCTGAGGGTGGTACCAGCTGTGATACACGGCGATTTCAACGATAAATTAGTTTTGCCGAGACCTGTCAGTAATCTTTCCGTTGCCTAG
- a CDS encoding acyltransferase — translation MNCEKVGVFTLSSCIIALFFSFFYDKKYLHGKYFDYKAMGWVWAWKSLSARSIVENYKVPWPVNPKSIVTGYQNITFDIDSIHIFQTPGCYWQARDGKITIGKNCFVAPNVGIITTNHDINDPSKHITGKDIIILDNCWIGMNAVVLPGVVLGEHTVVAAGAIVTKSFPEGHCVVAGVPAVKIKDIPKVLS, via the coding sequence TTGAACTGTGAAAAAGTTGGCGTCTTTACCCTTAGTTCGTGCATTATTGCGCTTTTTTTTTCTTTCTTCTATGATAAAAAGTATTTGCATGGGAAGTATTTTGATTACAAGGCAATGGGGTGGGTGTGGGCTTGGAAAAGTTTGAGTGCAAGAAGCATTGTGGAAAACTATAAAGTGCCATGGCCGGTAAACCCTAAATCAATAGTTACCGGATATCAGAATATTACTTTTGATATTGATAGTATTCATATATTTCAAACGCCTGGGTGCTATTGGCAGGCACGTGATGGTAAAATTACAATCGGGAAAAATTGCTTTGTTGCGCCGAATGTTGGGATTATAACAACTAATCATGATATTAATGATCCTTCAAAGCATATTACTGGAAAAGATATTATTATCTTAGATAACTGCTGGATCGGTATGAATGCAGTCGTCTTGCCGGGAGTTGTTTTAGGTGAGCATACGGTTGTTGCGGCAGGCGCTATTGTTACGAAAAGTTTTCCTGAAGGCCATTGTGTTGTCGCTGGTGTTCCAGCAGTGAAAATTAAAGATATCCCAAAAGTGCTTTCTTGA
- a CDS encoding tyrosine-type recombinase/integrase → MSTDAIAVLLKKHGEEASKTCIEVLSGIHPHLMRSTRAMHLYLNGMPLENVAKFLGHADSSSISHYATANLAMITAAVEKANPNVVGTSKDWEDPQILKRLMGL, encoded by the coding sequence TTGTCTACAGATGCCATTGCCGTATTGCTCAAGAAGCATGGGGAAGAGGCAAGCAAAACTTGCATCGAGGTTCTTTCTGGCATACACCCTCATCTGATGAGGTCGACCCGTGCCATGCACCTGTACCTGAACGGGATGCCGTTGGAGAATGTGGCCAAATTCCTCGGTCATGCTGATTCTTCCAGCATATCGCATTATGCCACAGCCAATCTTGCCATGATCACCGCGGCAGTGGAGAAAGCGAATCCTAACGTGGTAGGAACAAGTAAGGACTGGGAAGACCCCCAAATTCTCAAGCGGCTAATGGGATTATAG
- a CDS encoding nucleotide sugar dehydrogenase has product MKKYNMINVIGLGYIGLPTALMFASHDIEVTGTDYNKKLVDELNAGHLTFKENNLDKLFDEAVAKGIKFTTEYITTDTYIIAVPTPYDKNSKMVDASYVVAAIKNVMEVCPKDAIVVIESTISPGTIDKYVRPIVEANGFVIGEDIHLVHAPERIIPGNMVYELEHNSRTIGADNPKIAKRIKDLYTSFCKNEIITTTIRTAEMTKVVENTFRDINIAYANELAKICRRDSMDVYEIIRIANKHPRVNILSPGPGVGGHCISVDPWFLVGDYPDLANLIWQARKINDSMPEFVLDRIHDIMKKHTINSVSRVGLYGLTYKENVDDVRESPTLQMLECMQRHLASEIKVYDPWVHKDLVAGQYHDFDTFLSEIDIIVIMVGHSELRENMEKIKNKIILDTRNVCEFESTYRL; this is encoded by the coding sequence ATGAAAAAATATAATATGATTAATGTAATTGGCCTTGGATATATTGGCTTACCTACAGCCCTCATGTTTGCTTCCCATGATATTGAAGTCACAGGAACAGACTACAATAAAAAACTTGTTGATGAACTGAATGCAGGTCATTTAACATTTAAGGAAAACAACCTAGATAAATTGTTTGATGAGGCAGTTGCCAAAGGAATTAAATTTACAACAGAATATATTACTACTGATACTTACATCATTGCTGTTCCTACTCCGTATGATAAGAATAGCAAAATGGTTGATGCCTCTTATGTTGTAGCTGCTATTAAGAACGTAATGGAAGTATGCCCCAAGGATGCTATTGTTGTTATTGAATCCACTATTTCTCCAGGGACCATCGATAAGTATGTCCGTCCAATTGTTGAAGCTAACGGATTCGTTATAGGGGAGGATATTCACCTTGTTCATGCACCTGAACGAATCATTCCAGGAAATATGGTGTATGAACTTGAGCACAATTCCCGTACAATTGGTGCTGATAACCCTAAAATTGCTAAAAGAATAAAGGATTTGTATACATCTTTTTGTAAGAACGAGATTATCACAACTACTATTCGCACCGCTGAAATGACTAAGGTCGTTGAGAATACGTTCAGGGACATCAATATTGCATACGCTAATGAACTTGCTAAGATTTGCCGTCGGGATAGTATGGATGTCTATGAAATTATACGTATTGCAAACAAGCATCCTCGCGTTAACATCCTTTCTCCGGGCCCTGGAGTAGGAGGCCATTGCATATCTGTTGATCCTTGGTTCTTGGTAGGTGATTATCCTGACCTAGCCAACCTGATATGGCAAGCACGGAAAATTAATGACTCTATGCCTGAATTTGTACTTGATCGGATTCATGATATCATGAAAAAACATACCATTAATAGTGTGTCTCGTGTTGGTCTGTATGGTCTTACCTATAAAGAAAATGTCGACGATGTTCGAGAAAGTCCAACTTTGCAAATGTTGGAATGTATGCAACGGCATCTTGCTTCAGAAATTAAGGTGTATGACCCATGGGTTCATAAAGACCTTGTGGCAGGTCAATATCATGATTTCGATACTTTCCTTTCAGAGATAGATATTATTGTCATTATGGTCGGACATAGCGAATTACGAGAGAATATGGAAAAGATAAAGAATAAAATCATTTTGGATACACGAAATGTCTGTGAATTCGAAAGCACATATAGGTTATAG
- a CDS encoding nucleotidyl transferase AbiEii/AbiGii toxin family protein, giving the protein MNKARLTALCHKISKETGLPFNSVMLYYFLESILKKLVQGKYGGNLVFKGGFLLSNVVGIESRSTMDIDFLLRNMQVSEEKVLELLTESLKEKEGDEIKYKIMNISPIKEQDQYGGYRASILCRFENIRQVIPLDVATGDVITPHPIQYSFASVFGNDEILIKAYPIETMLAEKLQTIYARGFLNSRNKDYYDLHILYRLRSKEIDMSTLARACERTFHNRKTEFDVVKILELLERLKRDDSFLKHWKVYTKKNNYVQGISFEAVILDAMKLINEMVM; this is encoded by the coding sequence ATGAATAAAGCCAGATTGACTGCACTTTGCCATAAAATCAGCAAGGAAACTGGATTACCCTTTAACTCGGTCATGCTCTATTATTTTCTTGAAAGCATATTGAAGAAGCTTGTGCAAGGGAAGTATGGAGGGAATCTTGTTTTCAAAGGTGGCTTTCTACTTTCCAATGTCGTAGGAATAGAATCTCGAAGCACTATGGATATAGATTTTCTTTTACGAAACATGCAGGTATCGGAAGAGAAGGTTTTGGAATTGCTTACTGAATCATTGAAAGAAAAAGAAGGAGATGAAATAAAGTATAAAATTATGAACATCTCACCAATCAAAGAACAAGATCAATACGGAGGATATCGAGCAAGTATTCTTTGCAGATTTGAAAACATAAGACAAGTCATTCCGCTTGATGTTGCAACGGGAGATGTTATAACTCCACACCCGATACAATATTCATTTGCCAGTGTCTTTGGGAATGACGAAATCCTCATTAAGGCATATCCAATTGAAACAATGCTTGCAGAGAAGTTGCAGACAATCTATGCAAGGGGGTTCTTGAATAGCCGGAATAAGGACTATTATGATCTCCATATCCTTTACAGGTTAAGGAGCAAGGAGATCGATATGTCTACATTGGCAAGAGCCTGTGAGCGGACATTCCATAATCGTAAAACAGAATTCGATGTAGTAAAAATACTGGAATTGCTGGAAAGATTAAAGCGGGACGATTCTTTTCTGAAGCATTGGAAGGTTTATACAAAGAAGAACAACTATGTTCAAGGCATTAGTTTTGAAGCTGTCATCCTTGATGCTATGAAACTCATTAATGAAATGGTGATGTGA